In the genome of Methanopyrus kandleri AV19, one region contains:
- the feoB gene encoding ferrous iron transport protein B produces MRTVALAGPPNVGKTTIMSRVCRANLEVGNWPGVTVERKTCTYEFRGDRYRLIDLPGTYSLTAFSEDQRVARDYLLGRTDGKPDAVVVVGDALNVAGAVRVFLEIAELGYHHVILAVNMLDEAERAGIGIDLKRLERELGVPVVGISAKRGYGIEHLKRAIADVVQGRVEPNPRSPRYPREVERAVKELAPEVGERLPEYPPRWAVLKLLEGDPELLRELEKRDPELLKRVKEVKKRIAERTSHDPAVLISQARDELATRIARNCVTGRPSLSRQDRIDRVLTHPVWGTLIALGVLGTVFASAFLLGDPLSELVEGAFEHLAGFARSLPAPWSDLLAEGVIPGVGTVLAMYPYVFVMLLLLTVLEDAGYTARLAALASGLLARFGLHGKTVFPAVLSLSCNVPAITASRIIEDERARLLTAIVVPLIPCGARLEVITFLTAKLPDPWRVPAAVSIYVVALSLFVATSYILHRLLFGKPEPHRGHVIELPRLRKPHLRTVLTVTWLRSNEFLQKAGTIILAASVLLWVATRYPEPLGTGGSAIELVGKALEPVTVALLGLDWKGAVALLNGIVAKEIVISTLAMLHAHLTPENAYVLTLVSALYIPCAATIGAVYSETGSMRYAALSVAANLSLATLVGAAVHHALVALGG; encoded by the coding sequence ATGAGGACGGTAGCGCTGGCGGGACCACCGAACGTGGGTAAGACCACCATAATGTCCCGGGTCTGCCGCGCGAACCTGGAGGTCGGGAACTGGCCCGGGGTCACCGTCGAGAGGAAGACCTGCACGTACGAGTTCCGGGGGGATAGGTACCGTCTCATCGACCTCCCGGGCACGTACAGCCTCACGGCTTTCTCCGAGGACCAGCGCGTCGCCCGCGACTACCTGCTCGGCCGGACCGACGGGAAGCCGGACGCCGTGGTCGTCGTCGGGGACGCGCTCAACGTGGCCGGGGCCGTGCGCGTGTTCCTCGAGATCGCGGAGCTCGGGTACCATCACGTCATCCTGGCCGTGAACATGCTTGACGAGGCGGAGCGCGCGGGCATCGGCATCGACCTGAAACGACTGGAGCGCGAGCTGGGAGTGCCCGTCGTCGGTATATCCGCGAAGCGGGGATACGGGATCGAGCACCTCAAGCGCGCGATCGCGGACGTCGTGCAGGGAAGGGTCGAGCCGAACCCCAGGTCCCCCCGGTACCCTCGCGAGGTCGAGAGGGCCGTGAAGGAGCTCGCCCCGGAGGTCGGTGAAAGGCTCCCGGAGTACCCCCCGCGTTGGGCCGTCCTCAAGCTCCTCGAGGGGGACCCCGAACTCCTCCGGGAACTCGAAAAACGCGATCCCGAGCTTCTAAAACGGGTTAAAGAGGTCAAGAAACGTATCGCCGAGCGGACCTCCCACGACCCGGCCGTCCTGATCTCGCAGGCCCGGGACGAACTCGCCACGCGGATCGCCCGGAACTGCGTGACGGGTCGGCCTTCGCTCTCCCGTCAGGACCGGATCGACCGCGTCCTCACGCACCCGGTGTGGGGCACGCTCATCGCCCTGGGCGTGCTCGGGACGGTGTTCGCGTCGGCGTTCCTCCTGGGCGACCCGCTCTCCGAGCTCGTGGAGGGGGCGTTCGAACACCTCGCCGGGTTCGCCCGAAGTCTGCCCGCGCCATGGTCCGACCTACTCGCCGAGGGCGTGATCCCCGGCGTGGGAACCGTGCTCGCCATGTACCCGTACGTGTTCGTCATGCTACTACTCCTCACCGTGCTCGAGGATGCCGGCTACACGGCCCGCCTCGCCGCCTTAGCGTCCGGCCTGCTCGCCCGCTTCGGTCTCCACGGCAAGACCGTGTTCCCCGCCGTCCTGTCCCTCTCCTGCAACGTACCCGCGATCACGGCGAGCCGGATCATCGAGGACGAACGGGCCCGCCTGCTGACCGCGATCGTCGTGCCGCTGATCCCCTGCGGTGCCCGTCTCGAGGTGATCACGTTCCTCACGGCGAAGCTACCGGACCCCTGGCGCGTACCGGCCGCCGTTTCCATCTACGTCGTCGCCCTCTCGCTGTTCGTGGCCACGTCCTACATCCTACACCGCCTCCTCTTCGGCAAGCCGGAGCCCCACCGCGGGCACGTGATCGAGCTCCCACGCCTCCGTAAGCCGCACCTACGCACGGTGCTCACCGTCACCTGGCTGCGCTCGAACGAGTTCCTCCAGAAGGCCGGCACGATCATCCTGGCGGCCTCGGTCCTGCTCTGGGTCGCCACCCGATACCCGGAGCCGCTGGGCACCGGCGGGAGCGCGATCGAGCTCGTCGGTAAGGCCCTCGAGCCGGTGACGGTGGCCCTCCTGGGGCTGGACTGGAAGGGGGCCGTGGCGCTCCTCAACGGGATCGTCGCGAAGGAGATCGTCATCTCCACCCTCGCCATGCTGCACGCGCACCTCACGCCCGAGAACGCCTACGTGCTCACCCTGGTGAGCGCGCTGTACATCCCGTGTGCCGCCACGATAGGTGCGGTCTACTCGGAGACCGGTTCCATGAGGTACGCCGCACTCTCCGTCGCGGCGAACCTGTCCCTCGCGACCCTGGTCGGCGCGGCCGTGCACCACGCGCTCGTGGCACTCGGCGGCTGA
- a CDS encoding ferritin-like domain-containing protein, with the protein MPGLEEHLERWFKNESEAVTVYRTLAGLAEEAGMSEVAETFRKIADEELRHAAIVARIAGKLSEDIRAEVERLAEREAQAAELRRNVIEEYGDEMSEDVRAYLISTAHDEERHTKMLRNLLKRLE; encoded by the coding sequence ATGCCCGGACTGGAGGAGCATCTCGAGAGATGGTTCAAGAACGAGAGCGAGGCCGTGACCGTGTACCGTACGCTGGCAGGATTGGCGGAGGAGGCGGGCATGTCCGAGGTCGCCGAGACGTTCAGGAAGATCGCGGACGAGGAGCTGAGGCACGCCGCGATCGTGGCTCGGATCGCCGGGAAGCTGAGCGAGGACATCAGGGCGGAGGTCGAGCGACTGGCGGAGCGGGAGGCGCAGGCCGCCGAGCTCAGGAGGAACGTGATCGAGGAGTACGGGGACGAGATGAGCGAGGACGTACGGGCGTACCTGATCAGTACCGCGCACGACGAGGAGCGGCACACGAAGATGCTGAGGAACCTGCTGAAACGTCTGGAGTGA
- a CDS encoding carboxypeptidase-like regulatory domain-containing protein — translation MRVVLAAVLGLLAVLSPAAAAGTLDVKDVQYPAEVNACQEMEVKFKVVDASTGEPVSDASVIVRIAGEEHKDTPPENWERGHYAKVTSDSEGNVTAKLTAPGKEGTYYVWVKVEKDGYETLVKNLGELKVTGSSTCPNEGEQHRWGEQTGGMADVPVSPLVILGALCVLALAGATRR, via the coding sequence TTGAGAGTTGTTCTGGCTGCCGTTCTGGGTCTGCTGGCGGTCCTATCGCCCGCCGCGGCGGCGGGCACGTTGGACGTGAAGGACGTTCAGTACCCCGCCGAGGTCAACGCGTGCCAGGAGATGGAGGTCAAGTTTAAGGTCGTCGACGCGTCGACGGGCGAGCCCGTGTCCGACGCCTCGGTGATCGTCAGGATAGCCGGTGAGGAGCACAAGGACACGCCGCCCGAGAACTGGGAACGGGGACACTACGCTAAGGTCACCTCGGACTCCGAGGGTAACGTGACGGCCAAACTCACCGCGCCGGGTAAGGAGGGTACGTACTACGTATGGGTGAAGGTCGAAAAGGACGGCTACGAGACGCTGGTGAAGAACCTAGGGGAGCTGAAGGTCACGGGGTCGTCCACGTGCCCGAACGAGGGTGAGCAGCACCGCTGGGGTGAGCAGACCGGCGGTATGGCCGACGTGCCGGTCTCGCCGCTGGTGATCCTCGGGGCGCTCTGCGTGCTGGCGCTGGCCGGTGCGACGAGGCGGTGA